The nucleotide window ATGTGGTAATTAATTCAGGTTTTAAATCAGGATTTGCAACGCTAAAACCTCCCTTTCGCTTGCCGGTTCTGGTCATCTCGTCAAGTATAGGAGCTCTGAATCCTTTAGCAATTGAAATATAAGTTCGGTTAGTATTCGTAAATAAATATTGAGCTGAAAACCTTGGACAGATTGCATTCCAGTTTTTTGAAGGGACTGCTTTATCTTCAAAATTTTTATAAAATTCTATTGAGTATGATGGATAATCAATTGTAAACAAACCATTGTAAAAATGGGCAAAGTCATATCTTGCACCAACATTAATATTTAATTTCTCATTTAAAAATTTTAATTCGTCCTGCAAGAAAACTGCATAAGTCTGCATATTTCCAGTGTTTCTAATTACATCGGTTGAAGTAAAATATGTATCTGTTCCATCTACATTTCCTAATTTATAATTAAATCCGGCAGTAATTTCATTTTTATTAAATTTCTTAGTAGAAAGATCAAATCCATATCCAACATCTTTCCTTTTTGAATCGGCACCATACAGTTGGTACTCCCCTTCTTTCATGTATTCGTATTGCCTTATATAATTTTCGTAAAGATTAAAGAAATTAGCATTCCAGTTAATAATGCCTGTGGTACCGGAATATTTTGCAATTCCAGAATACGTGCGGTGTGTTGAAAAAGCTCCTAAATCTTCAAATACTTTAACGCCATTTCCGCGAATATCATCAAATAAATTAAACTGAACTTCAACATTGTGATTGTTGTTAATTAAATAACCTGCTTTTGCAGTGGTATTAATTTCCTTTAAATAAGTAGGAACTAAAATAGTGTCTGCAAAAGTTTTGAATTCTTCTAATTCAGTAATGTATCCATCACTTTTTCTACCAAAGCCACTTAATCCCCAGTAAAATGAATTTTTGGAGCTAGAATCCTTTGTTGTACCAGACAAACCAATACTTGCTAACATTGTATTGAAAGTACCATACTCAGTCATTACATCTCCTTGAATAAACTTTTTTGGCTTTTTTGAAGTGATTTCAATAACTCCTCCCATTGCACCACTTCCATATTTAGCAGGACCTGGACCTTTTATAACTTTAATTGATTGTATATTGTTTTTATTAATTGCATTCCAATTTACAGAGCCTTCATCAGATTTATTTAATGGTATTCCATCAAGCAATACAAGCGTTCGCGATTGATCATTTGCAGGCAATCCTCTTAAAGTTACAACAGCTTTACTCGAAAATATTCCAAAAGTATTATTCATATTTACCCCAGGCATATAATCAATTAATTGCGGAATGTTTTGCACTGGAGCAGATTCAATATTTTTTACAGAAATAGAACTTATTCTGTTTGCTTGCTCAAAAACGTTTACTTCTCTGGTTGCCGTTACATTTATTTCCTGAGTTGTAATACTCGTTTTATTTAGCCTAATGTTAATATTTATATTCTGACCATTTTTTACAGTAATGTTTTTCTGAAAATCGAGATATCCCAAATAACTTATTTTAACTATATAATTACCAATGGGAATATTAGAAAGAGAAAATCTACCGTCCTTTCCAGTGGTTGTACCATAACTGTAACCTTTTAATAATATATTTGCATCAGCTAAAGGAATATTCGTTTCATTCTCTATTACAATACCTGTAATAGTTCCTTTTTGATTTACCTGACTAATACAGAATATTGGACAAAATAGAAATATGAAAATAAATTTTAGCATTTTAGCTAATTAGTATAATTTAAAATACAAGGAAAATATATCTGATTATATAAATTCAAAATTTATTGTTGAATTTTTATGGCAACATCAATAAAACCACTATCAACAGCTTCTGCATTATTAATTTTCATTAACCCTTTTTTTCCACCACTTGTAACAAAAGGTATAATTTTTCCAGTTGTTGCGAATTTAAATTTCTTTTTTCCCCATATTTCATGATAAGAAACAATAAGCAAACTGTCATTTTGTGCTGCATCAAAAACAGGAGATGTCAATGGAGTATATGTACCATTATCAATACTTATATCCCATTTAGTATAGTTTCTTGTTGTCCAGCTAGTGATTACAGGATATAGCGTCTGGGCAGTTGTACTAAAATTATCCATTTCACCTGATGAAGAAAGTACAGGACCATCTGCAACATTATAATAACATAATACATCTATTTTATTTTGATTAGCAGTAGCCGAATCCTGAATATAGACCATTCCAGTTGATGGGTTCATGAAATGACCATACATTGTACTATTTTGATAACCAATTTTTACAGAAGGAAAATAATATATTCCACCATAAGCAGAATTTGGGTCTTTGTATACATCCATCGAGATTTGAGCTGTCATTCTGTTTCTGTCCATTACAGTAAATACCCAAGTGGCTTTGTTTTCTACATTTTGGTAAAAAAGCTTATCAATATCAAGGCTTAAAGCATTCAAACCAGTATCCATAACCGTAACAACAGTCCCATTTTCGAGTATTTTTTTAATAGTAAAATTTGTTATATTATCAGATGTACCTCTGGCCTGTACTCCAAAAAAGAGCCTATGTCCTACGGCGACTGTATCATTGTTTTTAGTATACGTTGTTCCGACTTTAAAATTTATTGCAGGAGGTAAACTTTCTTCATCTTTCTTTTTACATCCACAAATAATATAAATTGATATTACTATGGCTCCTATTATGCTTAATGTAGTCTTCATAACCTATATATTAAAAAAAACATGACCTAATAATAAGGTCATGTCTATGAATATTAAAAATTAAAATATATATTTAACATTATTCAACAATTACTTTTGAGGTTTGAATTTCACCATCCAAATTAGTTAGATGAATGATATATAATCCCTTTTCAAAACCAGACAAATTAATTCTATTATCATATGTTGTTTCAGTTTCAAATACTAATTTTCCGATAGTATTAAAAATTCGAATAAACTTAATATCTGTGGTGTTTTCAATTATAAAATTTCCATTATTCGGATTTGGATAAATTTGAACTAAATTTTCATTTACATTTGATTCAATTCCTGTAAGTAAAGTACCTGTTACAATAATATTATCAATTTTTGCTATTCCTGTTGCAGCAACTGTACCTCCATTTATATCGAAATTTGAAGTCATTATCCAGCGAATAGAAATACTACTTGTTTGATTGTTACAAGCTGCTGGAAGGTCTATGCCATTAATGACACCAGAAGTCCAATTGTTTGCGCAAACAACAGTTCCTCCGGTAACATCAATCCATGGAGAAGTAGCACCAGTGAGTTTATACTGGACTTTAAAATCCCTTGGTCCAGGATTTGATCCACCACTACTTTGTTTTGAATATAGTTTCAAACTTCCATAGTTTGTAGTTTTACATTTCACCATCCAATAAGATGAATCAACACCATTGTTCCATCCTGTTGATGTTGCTGCACTATCAGGTGCTCCTAATGAACCATTGGTGTAATAAGTTGTAATGGAGTGATAAGAAGGCAAACCATAGGTGCCATATTGTGCACTAATATAGCGAGTTGTATTTATTGTTCCAGCGCTAAAATCTACAATAGAATCTGCTGAACCACTTGGAAAAGTCCAACCAACAATGGTATCCTGAGCAAATAAGTTTGTTGCCCATAGTGGCAAACATAAAATTAACACTTTTGTAAAAATTCTTTTCATACTCATTTTTATTTAGTTATACATTGAAAACTTTCGTCATGCATAAATATGCATATCGCAAATATAATAGCATTTATTATTAAAAAAAATGATTTATAATTGATTTATTAATTCTTTAATAAAGAATTAATTCCGAGATTTAAAAATAAACTTTACTTGAATTTAAAAATCATTTCAAGCATAATAAATCTTCCTATTCCAAGAACTCCTTTTTCGTCGAGAAAGCTATCATTTAATAAATTATCAACCGATAGCGACAATTTATATTTTTCTTTAAAAGTTCTACTAATTTTAACATCAAACAATGAATATGAGCTTGCCTGCACTGTATTTTCATCATCTGTCCACTGAGGAGCTTTATAATGATATCCCATTGCAAAATTAAAATATTTATTTTTCCACCAAAGCGAAGCATTTGCCTGATATGGAGCTACCTCCATTAATTCTTTACCTGTTAAATCATTTACTACATATCCTGTAACATTAAACTCTTTTATAATTGAATGATAATATGAGCCATTTGCTTCAAATAAAATGTTCTTTGTTATATCCCAGTTAAAAGCAAGTTCAGCTCCATAAATTTCTGCTTCTCCAATATTCTGACGTTTAAGAATCGGTTTCATTTTTGTTCCAGCAAAAATACTATCACCGGTTCCAACAAAG belongs to Bacteroidia bacterium and includes:
- a CDS encoding T9SS type A sorting domain-containing protein produces the protein MKRIFTKVLILCLPLWATNLFAQDTIVGWTFPSGSADSIVDFSAGTINTTRYISAQYGTYGLPSYHSITTYYTNGSLGAPDSAATSTGWNNGVDSSYWMVKCKTTNYGSLKLYSKQSSGGSNPGPRDFKVQYKLTGATSPWIDVTGGTVVCANNWTSGVINGIDLPAACNNQTSSISIRWIMTSNFDINGGTVAATGIAKIDNIIVTGTLLTGIESNVNENLVQIYPNPNNGNFIIENTTDIKFIRIFNTIGKLVFETETTYDNRINLSGFEKGLYIIHLTNLDGEIQTSKVIVE
- a CDS encoding TonB-dependent receptor — protein: MLKFIFIFLFCPIFCISQVNQKGTITGIVIENETNIPLADANILLKGYSYGTTTGKDGRFSLSNIPIGNYIVKISYLGYLDFQKNITVKNGQNININIRLNKTSITTQEINVTATREVNVFEQANRISSISVKNIESAPVQNIPQLIDYMPGVNMNNTFGIFSSKAVVTLRGLPANDQSRTLVLLDGIPLNKSDEGSVNWNAINKNNIQSIKVIKGPGPAKYGSGAMGGVIEITSKKPKKFIQGDVMTEYGTFNTMLASIGLSGTTKDSSSKNSFYWGLSGFGRKSDGYITELEEFKTFADTILVPTYLKEINTTAKAGYLINNNHNVEVQFNLFDDIRGNGVKVFEDLGAFSTHRTYSGIAKYSGTTGIINWNANFFNLYENYIRQYEYMKEGEYQLYGADSKRKDVGYGFDLSTKKFNKNEITAGFNYKLGNVDGTDTYFTSTDVIRNTGNMQTYAVFLQDELKFLNEKLNINVGARYDFAHFYNGLFTIDYPSYSIEFYKNFEDKAVPSKNWNAICPRFSAQYLFTNTNRTYISIAKGFRAPILDEMTRTGKRKGGFSVANPDLKPELITTYEVGGDKAFFKKLIASCSVFYSVGKDFMYYVSTGDTVNMGYKLAPILKKQNIGQVEIYGAETEFKYDIKDSITIFANYAYTHAQITEHKIINSKVDSSLAGKYLTDIPNHKISAGFTWKNKIVNTSILFKYVGKIWINDLNVIDEEYLKTDKYPDYTAFNIRFEKKFIKRMTVSISIENIFNKIYVTNDAQTSPGRMIIGSIRFVF